CACGCCGGGAGCGATATCGAGGGTGAGTCCGTCGACGATCACCCGGTCGCCGTAGCCGAGGCTGACATCGACGGTGGCGAGCCGAGTCGGCGCCGGCTGCCTGCCGTCCGCGGCTTCTGTGGTCATGACAGCGTCGCCTTCCGATTCATTCGCACGAGCAGATAGAGCAGGAACGGACCGCCGAGCCCGGCGGTGACGATGCCCACCGGCAGGTCGGCGGGGAACACCGACCGGGATGCGATATCCGCGCCGACCACCAGGATGGCACCCACGAGCGCCGACCCGATCAGCGGTTCGCCGGGGGTGCGCAGCAGTCGCCGGGCGATCTGAGGCGCGGCCAGCGCGACGAAGGTCACCGGCCCGACCGCCGCGGTCGCCACCGAGGAGCTGACCACGGCCGCGCCGATCAGGATGGCCTGTTGGGTCTGGATGCGCACGCCGAGCGAGCGGGTCGTGTCGGTGCCGAGCCGCAGGGCCGCCAGCGTGCGCGCCGAACCGAGCGCGACCACTACCACCACGGCGAGCGCGAATGCCGCTGGGAGCAAACGGGATCGATCGGCATTGTTGAGCGATCCGTTGAGCCACAACTGAACCAGCTGCGCGTCCTGCAGCGTGGCCCGGGTGATCAACCAGCTGATGCCCGCCAGCAGCACGGCATTGATGCCGACGCCGATCAGGACCAGCCGCAGGCCGGTGACGCCCTGATCGCCGGTCGGACTGCGTCCCCAGGCCAGTAGATAGATGGCGGCGGCGGTGAGCAGGCCACCGGTCAGCGCGGCCAGCGGCGCGCCGATGGTCGCGGCCAGGCCGGTGCCGCCCGCGCCGACGAGCACCGTCACCGCGCCGAGACTGGCGCCCGTGGTGATGCCGAGCATGTCCGGCGCGGCCAGCGGATTGTGCAGGATCGACTGCGTGATCGCGCCCGAAAGGCCAAGGGCCGCACCGACGACCAGCGCGGTCAGCGCACGCGGCAGGCGCGAGTCCAGGATGATGAAGCGCTGCGATCGGGTGCCACCGCCGGACAGCACGTCGAGCACCCGGCCGAGCGGAATGTGCGAGTCGCCGGTCGCGATATCGAGGCAGAACAGCACCAGCATCGCCGCGGCCAGCGCGACGACGATCAGCACCATGGCCGGGCGCAGCACGAGCGAGACCGGACCGACGCGCAGGGCCGGACGCGCGCTGCGGGTTTTCAACGAGACGGTCACAGGCTCACCAGCTTTCGACGGCGCACGAACGCGATGAAGCAGGGCGCGCCGAGCACGGCGAGCATGACGCCGACCTGGAGTTCGCCGGGCCGGGCGACCACCCGCCCGACGATATCGGCAAGCATCAGCAGGATCGCGCCGATCAACCCGGAGTAGGGGATCATCCACCGGAAGTCGGGTCCGGTCACGACGCGTGCGATATGCGGCACGATCAAACCGAGGAAGGCGATCGGCCCGACCGCCGCGGTGGCCGCGCCGGACAGCAACACCACCGCGGCCAGCCCGAGGGCACGGCTGCGGCCGATGTTCACCCCGAGTCCGCGCGCCACCTCGTCGCCGAGGCTCAGCAGATTCAAACCGGGCGAGGCGATCACGGCGAGCAGGACGCCGAACGCGAGGAACGGCAGCACCTGCCACAGCACCGTGGCGTCGCGGCCCGCGATGGTGCCGACCACCCAGAAGCGGTAGGTATCCAGGGCCGTGGCGTCGAGCAGGACCACGGCCTGGGTCATGGCTTGCAGGAAGGCGGTGACGGCCGCGCCGGCCAGTACCAGGCTCAGCGGGCTGGCCTTGCCGCCGCCGACGGCCGAGGCGCCGAACACGACGACGCCGGCGACCAACGCCCCGGCGAACGCGAACCAGATGTACTGGTTGGGTGTGGTGAAGCCGAAGAGGTAGATGCTGAGCGCCGCGAAAAAGCCTGCGCCCGCGTTCAATCCGAGCAAACCGGCATCGGCGAGCGGGTTGCGGGTGTAGCCCTGGATCAGCGCGCCCGCCATGCCGAGCGCCACGCCGGTGGCGAGGGCCAGCGCCGTGCGCGGCAGCCGGAGCCCCCGTACGATTTCCTCGGCGGTGGATCCGGCGGGGCAGCTGAACGGGCCGCCCGCGCAGGTGAGGGCGTGCTGCACGGCGTCGTAGACGGTGCCGGGCGAGAGCGACCTGGTCCCGATCGCGACGCTCGCGATCATGGTGAGCAGGAGCAGGGCGGTCAGGACGAGAAGTCCGGTCAGTCGCCGCCGCCGTGCGGTCCCAAGCGTGGTCACGGTGACGAACTACTCCTGATTCGGTCTGGCACAGTACTGGTTGGTCTGGTAAGCCTAACCTATCTTGCTGTACCCACCGCGACGGCCAACCCCTCAGGAGGTTCGCGCAATGCCCGAGCTCATGACCACCTGCCCGCCACGCCATACGACCATGGCGTTCGATCACGCCTGTGCCAGGTTGCGCGCGTTGCAACCTGAACATCCGCGCGTGTACGCGGTGGCGGCGATGGCTGAGCAGGGCAAGCGGCGCTGGTGGCGATTGGCCGACGGGGTGCGTGAGGGGCGCATCGAGCTGATGTACCGGCGGCACGCGGCCGAGATGATCCGCGCCGACGTGGCGGCGGAGGTGGTGGCCACCGCGCTCATCCATGCGGTGGTCGGCCGGGTGACCGCGCTGCTGGTGTCGGAGGGGCGGGCCTGGGATCCGGGACTGGAGAACCTGTGGATCCACACCGACAACGACGGCGGCATCGATTGGGCGGGCCTGGGCGACACCACGATTCGCGTGGTCGACGGCGACGATCTGGCGCGTGAGCCGGGTGTGGTGGCGCTGCCGTGCGAGGGTGCGATGTACGTCTGGCTCGCGCATCGGTGTGAACCCTCGCTGACGCTCATCCAGTCGAGCATGGCGCGGTGCTCGGGCCTGACCCCGCGGCGCTTCTGGCAGCTCGTCGGCGAATCCATCGCGGGCGCTTCGACTTACGTGCCGGACCTGGCCCGGACCGACGCGGTTGTCGGCACCCGGCGAGGTCAAGGCCTGTTGGCGGCGCTGGAGCGCCGGGGCTTGCCGGTGCGTCGCACGACGGGCTTGCTTACTTAGGTAAGCCTGACCTATACTCATAACCGGCGTAAGGATTGAGCGAGAGTCCCGAGGGCTGCGGTGACCCCCGATCCATTGCCGCTGAGGGCCTCACCTTCGGGTGGGGCCCTCAGCTCTGTCTGCTGTGACCTATGTCGCTCGGTTCGCCTCTGGCGTGGCGCGAATTCTCAGGTCTAGTGTCGGACGCCGTCACGGACGTGAATTCTCCTGAACCCCTGGGGGATTCGTCCGATTTCGAGTCGCCGACCGTCCGTTTGCGCTGTCCCGCAAACCTTCTCGGCTACTCATCGCGTGCCGAGGAGTGTGCCGGGTGCTCGTCCGAAAATTCTCGCGTCGTCGTTGTCTCGTGGGTTTCACCGCCGCAGCGGCGCTGCTGCTCGTATCCGCGTGCGGTGGCCACGACCCCCGATTGCGCAGTCACGTGGCGGCACCGAGCGGTCCGGCGGTCGCCCCGCACTGGGATTACGACGCCGAAGGCCCCGACCACTGGGCCGACCTCGACCACGCCTACCGGACCTGTCAGAACGGCCACGAACAGTCGCCGATCGACCTGCCGAGCCATACCCGGCTCGAACCGGACGAGCACATCGATATCCACTACGCGACCGTGCCCGCGCTCGAACTGATCAACAACGGGCACACCGTCCAGGCGAATCTGCCCGCCGGCAACGGGAATCGGCTCGTCATCGGGGGTGCGGAGTTCGAACTGGCCCAATTCCACTTCCACCTGCCGAGCGAACACACCGTCGACGGCGCGGGCA
This genomic stretch from Nocardia brasiliensis ATCC 700358 harbors:
- a CDS encoding FecCD family ABC transporter permease, with the protein product MTVSLKTRSARPALRVGPVSLVLRPAMVLIVVALAAAMLVLFCLDIATGDSHIPLGRVLDVLSGGGTRSQRFIILDSRLPRALTALVVGAALGLSGAITQSILHNPLAAPDMLGITTGASLGAVTVLVGAGGTGLAATIGAPLAALTGGLLTAAAIYLLAWGRSPTGDQGVTGLRLVLIGVGINAVLLAGISWLITRATLQDAQLVQLWLNGSLNNADRSRLLPAAFALAVVVVVALGSARTLAALRLGTDTTRSLGVRIQTQQAILIGAAVVSSSVATAAVGPVTFVALAAPQIARRLLRTPGEPLIGSALVGAILVVGADIASRSVFPADLPVGIVTAGLGGPFLLYLLVRMNRKATLS
- a CDS encoding FecCD family ABC transporter permease, whose amino-acid sequence is MTTLGTARRRRLTGLLVLTALLLLTMIASVAIGTRSLSPGTVYDAVQHALTCAGGPFSCPAGSTAEEIVRGLRLPRTALALATGVALGMAGALIQGYTRNPLADAGLLGLNAGAGFFAALSIYLFGFTTPNQYIWFAFAGALVAGVVVFGASAVGGGKASPLSLVLAGAAVTAFLQAMTQAVVLLDATALDTYRFWVVGTIAGRDATVLWQVLPFLAFGVLLAVIASPGLNLLSLGDEVARGLGVNIGRSRALGLAAVVLLSGAATAAVGPIAFLGLIVPHIARVVTGPDFRWMIPYSGLIGAILLMLADIVGRVVARPGELQVGVMLAVLGAPCFIAFVRRRKLVSL
- a CDS encoding carbonic anhydrase encodes the protein MGFTAAAALLLVSACGGHDPRLRSHVAAPSGPAVAPHWDYDAEGPDHWADLDHAYRTCQNGHEQSPIDLPSHTRLEPDEHIDIHYATVPALELINNGHTVQANLPAGNGNRLVIGGAEFELAQFHFHLPSEHTVDGAGTAMELHLVHKNGAGALAVLGVLLQAGAGPSPLDQILAAAPAAGVPAAAAGLDLRALLPADLDQFRYRGSLTTPPCSEGVSWTVLEHPVAVGSAGVDRYRMLFAHSNRPTQPLYGRAVTLAGN